A stretch of Deltaproteobacteria bacterium DNA encodes these proteins:
- a CDS encoding N-acetyltransferase yields MLRKAKVSDAKIIHRLINESAQKGEMLPRSLMDIYSSLRDFFVFVDEKDDVLAGLCAMHIFWENLAEVRSLYVRDEYRKRGIGRALVEACVSEAITLDLMRIFTLTYQTAFFSTLDFKIIDRATLPEKIWSDCFKCPKYPDYCDEVAMILEL; encoded by the coding sequence ATGCTTCGAAAAGCAAAGGTCAGTGACGCAAAGATCATACATCGCCTGATCAACGAATCGGCGCAGAAGGGGGAGATGCTTCCCCGGTCCCTGATGGACATCTACAGCAGCCTCCGGGATTTTTTCGTGTTCGTTGATGAAAAAGATGATGTCCTTGCCGGCCTCTGCGCCATGCACATTTTCTGGGAGAACCTCGCCGAGGTCCGTTCTCTCTACGTGAGGGACGAATACCGGAAGAGAGGCATCGGCAGGGCCCTCGTGGAGGCCTGCGTCTCCGAGGCGATCACTCTCGACCTGATGCGCATTTTCACCCTGACCTACCAGACGGCGTTCTTCAGCACTCTTGATTTTAAGATCATCGACCGGGCGACGCTCCCCGAGAAGATATGGTCCGACTGCTTCAAGTGCCCCAAATATCCCGATTACTGCGACGAAGTGGCAATGATACTGGAATTGTGA
- a CDS encoding MltA domain-containing protein: protein MRRRTGIHGVSGWWKTALLLVFVLVAVTGCEIPPEKPPLEVPPAVPSLIRVEPGEDLVFDDDLDPGSLELAVLRSLDYYQRLPDDRLFFFGGIPYTVQELKESLRDFLTIVKTSSTPAERSRKLRNTFDLYRSAAGTAGDAVLFTGYYAPVLEGSLTQTPVFAYPIYRTPDDHIVIHLGRFDEKHAGERLIARLDGNEAVPYYTRGEIDIEQCLRGRGLELVWLADPVDVFFLHIQGSGLVNLPDGRRLTVSYAQSNGHPYRSVGRLLMEREGLTPAQVSMRGIKEYLRERPDEMLRILAHNESYVFFRIVEEGPIGCLDVPVTPGRTIATDPAYFPQGALAFIRLKKPTVDNDGNIVDWVFFSRFALNQDAGGAIKGPRRVDLYCGDDAYAEIMAGHLRQEGELYFLVRKK from the coding sequence GTGCGGAGACGAACGGGGATACACGGTGTTTCAGGATGGTGGAAAACAGCGCTGTTGCTGGTCTTCGTTCTCGTTGCCGTCACGGGCTGCGAAATCCCCCCGGAAAAACCGCCGCTCGAGGTCCCGCCCGCCGTTCCCTCCCTGATCCGGGTCGAGCCCGGTGAAGACCTTGTTTTCGATGATGACCTTGATCCCGGTTCCCTCGAACTGGCGGTCCTGAGAAGTCTTGACTATTACCAGCGGCTTCCCGACGATCGGCTGTTTTTTTTCGGCGGGATCCCCTATACCGTGCAGGAGCTGAAGGAATCCCTCAGGGACTTTCTCACGATCGTAAAAACCAGTTCCACACCGGCAGAGCGAAGCCGGAAACTGCGCAACACCTTTGATCTATACCGGTCCGCAGCGGGAACGGCCGGGGACGCGGTCCTCTTCACCGGGTATTATGCCCCCGTCCTTGAAGGATCGCTCACGCAGACCCCCGTATTTGCCTATCCCATTTACCGGACCCCCGATGATCACATCGTGATACATCTGGGGCGGTTCGATGAAAAACATGCAGGGGAACGGCTTATCGCGAGGCTCGATGGGAACGAGGCGGTTCCCTACTATACGCGCGGAGAGATCGATATCGAACAGTGCCTCCGCGGGCGCGGCCTCGAACTGGTGTGGCTCGCCGACCCGGTCGATGTCTTTTTCCTGCATATTCAGGGGTCGGGCCTGGTCAATCTTCCCGACGGCCGCCGGCTGACGGTCAGCTATGCCCAGTCCAACGGTCATCCCTATCGGAGCGTGGGAAGGCTCCTGATGGAGAGGGAAGGACTCACGCCGGCTCAGGTTTCAATGCGGGGGATCAAGGAATACCTTCGGGAGCGCCCCGATGAAATGCTCCGGATCCTGGCCCACAACGAAAGTTATGTCTTCTTCCGGATCGTCGAAGAGGGACCCATTGGCTGTCTCGATGTTCCCGTGACCCCGGGACGAACGATAGCGACGGACCCGGCATATTTTCCCCAGGGAGCCCTTGCCTTCATCAGATTGAAAAAGCCGACCGTAGACAACGACGGAAATATCGTGGACTGGGTATTCTTCAGCAGATTCGCTCTGAACCAGGATGCAGGCGGCGCCATCAAGGGACCCCGGCGCGTTGACCTTTACTGCGGTGACGATGCCTATGCCGAGATCATGGCGGGGCATCTCAGGCAGGAGGGCGAGCTGTATTTCCTGGTGAGAAAAAAGTAA
- a CDS encoding HU family DNA-binding protein, protein MTKAELVAAMAKDAGVTKAQAAKLLDSYVTNVAKELKKNGKLGLVGFGTFSVAKRKARTGRNPQTGAKIKIPAKKVVKFKAGKALAAKV, encoded by the coding sequence ATGACAAAGGCCGAATTAGTAGCAGCAATGGCAAAAGATGCAGGTGTAACCAAGGCACAGGCTGCGAAGCTGTTGGACTCTTATGTTACCAATGTGGCTAAAGAGCTCAAGAAAAACGGCAAGCTTGGTCTGGTTGGTTTCGGGACCTTCTCCGTGGCGAAGAGGAAGGCGCGGACGGGAAGGAATCCTCAGACCGGCGCCAAAATAAAGATTCCGGCCAAAAAAGTTGTCAAGTTCAAAGCTGGAAAGGCGCTTGCGGCAAAAGTCTGA
- the trpS gene encoding tryptophan--tRNA ligase — protein sequence MVKGKRILSGMRPTGRLHLGNLQGALKNWVDLQDEGGYDCFYFVADWHALTSDYKNTGMIRDYTIDMVIDWLTVGLDPTRSTIFVQSAVKEHAELFLILSMITPMPWLERNPTYKEMREELHDRDLSTFGFLGYPVLQAADIIMYKAYGVPVGVDQLPHVELTREIARRFNFFYGEVFPIPEPLLTEVPKLLGIDGRKMSKSYENAIYLRDRGDELRQKILSMFTDPQRQKKNDPGRPEVCNVFAFHNIYTDREEVQEIEADCRSARIGCVECKQRLAGRIEKEMAGIHERQDYYLAHIDEVREIITAGNEASGRIARSTMEEVREAVRI from the coding sequence ATGGTGAAGGGTAAAAGGATTTTGAGCGGCATGAGGCCTACCGGAAGGCTTCATCTGGGCAACCTTCAGGGGGCCCTCAAAAACTGGGTCGATCTGCAGGATGAAGGAGGGTACGACTGTTTTTATTTCGTTGCCGACTGGCATGCCCTGACGAGCGATTACAAGAACACGGGCATGATCAGGGACTATACCATAGATATGGTCATAGACTGGCTCACCGTCGGTCTTGATCCCACGCGAAGCACCATATTCGTTCAGTCCGCCGTGAAGGAACACGCCGAGCTGTTTCTCATCCTGTCGATGATCACACCCATGCCCTGGCTCGAGAGGAACCCCACCTACAAGGAAATGAGGGAGGAGCTTCATGACAGGGACCTCTCAACCTTCGGCTTTCTCGGCTATCCCGTTCTGCAGGCGGCGGACATTATCATGTACAAAGCGTACGGTGTGCCCGTGGGCGTCGATCAGTTGCCCCATGTTGAATTGACCCGTGAGATCGCCCGGCGATTCAACTTCTTCTATGGAGAGGTCTTTCCCATACCTGAACCGCTCCTTACGGAGGTGCCGAAACTTCTCGGGATCGACGGGAGAAAAATGAGCAAGTCTTACGAAAACGCCATATATCTCAGGGACCGCGGTGATGAACTGAGGCAAAAGATACTTTCCATGTTCACCGATCCACAGCGGCAGAAGAAGAACGACCCCGGCAGACCGGAGGTATGCAATGTCTTCGCCTTTCACAATATCTACACGGACCGGGAGGAAGTACAGGAGATCGAAGCGGATTGCAGGAGCGCCCGTATCGGCTGCGTCGAATGTAAACAGCGGCTTGCCGGCCGTATTGAAAAAGAAATGGCGGGGATTCATGAACGGCAGGACTATTATCTCGCCCATATCGATGAGGTACGGGAGATCATCACGGCGGGGAATGAGGCCTCCGGCAGGATCGCCCGGTCCACCATGGAGGAAGTGCGGGAAGCCGTCAGGATCTGA
- a CDS encoding segregation/condensation protein A: protein MTYEIKLDVFEGPLDLLLYLIKKNEIDIYDIPIALITEQYLEYIEAMKSLNLDLAGEYLLIASTLIHIKSRMLLPVDEEGDEEDQEDPRSELVRQLLEYQAFKEAALNLERLTLLGRDVFDREAGPDEETDDGDMPIREIGILELVATFRQLIASVKDFESMAIDVEKVSLTERIAQIMDELQRKKEMTFVELLGEMANRTRVIYTFLAILELMKLRLVRTYQAVPYGPIRICLAVGE, encoded by the coding sequence ATGACCTATGAGATTAAACTGGACGTATTCGAAGGTCCGCTGGATCTCCTTCTGTACCTCATCAAGAAGAACGAGATAGACATCTACGACATTCCCATCGCGCTCATTACGGAACAGTACCTTGAATACATAGAGGCAATGAAATCGCTCAATCTCGACCTGGCGGGGGAATACCTGCTGATCGCCTCGACGCTCATTCACATCAAGTCGAGGATGCTGCTCCCCGTCGATGAGGAAGGGGATGAGGAGGACCAGGAGGACCCGCGCAGCGAGCTGGTGCGGCAACTCCTCGAATATCAGGCCTTCAAGGAGGCGGCCCTGAATCTTGAGCGGCTGACGCTTTTGGGACGGGATGTCTTTGACAGGGAAGCCGGTCCGGACGAAGAGACCGACGACGGGGATATGCCCATACGGGAGATCGGGATCCTGGAGCTTGTGGCGACCTTCCGCCAGCTCATCGCGTCCGTAAAGGATTTTGAATCGATGGCGATCGACGTCGAAAAAGTATCGCTCACGGAACGGATCGCGCAGATCATGGATGAACTCCAGCGCAAAAAAGAGATGACCTTTGTGGAACTGCTCGGTGAAATGGCGAACCGTACGCGGGTCATCTATACGTTTCTGGCGATCCTTGAACTTATGAAGCTCCGCCTGGTGCGGACCTATCAGGCCGTGCCGTACGGCCCGATTCGCATCTGTCTCGCGGTGGGTGAATAA
- the scpB gene encoding SMC-Scp complex subunit ScpB — MNQIKAIIESLIFVSEMPLTVEKLLEVMGNEVSREDITTALDDLVREYAGRQGGVVLRKVAGGYHFRTAEECASWVKKLKAARATSLSRAALETLAVIAYRQPVLRSDIEKIRGVDASGALKGLLEKNLIRIVGRKDVPGRPIMYGTSRRFLEVFSLNDLSELPTMKDLEELEE, encoded by the coding sequence ATGAACCAGATCAAGGCGATAATAGAGTCCCTCATTTTTGTATCCGAAATGCCGCTCACGGTGGAAAAGCTGCTCGAGGTGATGGGGAACGAGGTGAGCCGTGAAGACATTACCACGGCCCTCGATGACCTGGTGAGAGAGTACGCCGGGAGACAGGGGGGGGTTGTGCTGCGAAAGGTAGCCGGCGGGTATCACTTCAGAACGGCGGAAGAATGCGCTTCCTGGGTCAAAAAACTGAAAGCCGCCAGAGCGACGAGCCTTTCCCGTGCCGCCCTGGAGACGCTGGCGGTGATCGCTTACCGCCAGCCCGTCCTGCGGTCGGACATAGAGAAGATCCGCGGCGTCGATGCCAGTGGCGCTCTGAAAGGTCTTCTGGAAAAGAACCTGATACGGATCGTCGGGAGAAAGGACGTACCCGGCCGGCCCATCATGTACGGTACGAGCAGAAGGTTTCTCGAAGTGTTCAGCCTGAACGACCTTTCCGAGCTCCCCACCATGAAGGACCTGGAAGAACTTGAGGAATAG
- a CDS encoding rRNA pseudouridine synthase, which produces MGERLQKIISRAGIASRREAEKMIREGRISVNNVIVTELGSKADIRSDEVRVDGRLIAAGTPDLYILLNKPRGYVTTMRDPEGRPIVTDLVRDISERLFPVGRLDYDSEGFLLLTNDGEFSYRIQHPKFEISKTYLVKVKGAVTGDAIGRVSAGLWIDGGLFKPSAVGIEKKNRKSCWLRIEISEGRHRIIRRVFESMGLPVVRLIRTAVGGLELGHLKPGEYRHLSEKEVKRLLDRGNIGDRRKIS; this is translated from the coding sequence ATGGGAGAGCGCCTCCAGAAAATCATCTCCCGCGCGGGGATCGCATCGCGCCGTGAAGCGGAAAAGATGATCCGCGAGGGACGTATCAGCGTCAATAATGTCATCGTGACGGAACTGGGCAGCAAGGCCGACATCAGGTCCGATGAGGTACGGGTGGACGGCAGGCTCATAGCGGCGGGAACACCCGACCTGTATATCCTGCTGAACAAGCCGAGAGGGTATGTAACGACCATGAGAGACCCCGAAGGACGGCCCATCGTGACGGACCTCGTCAGGGATATTTCTGAACGGCTCTTTCCCGTCGGCAGGCTCGATTATGACTCGGAAGGTTTTTTGCTGCTCACCAACGACGGTGAGTTCTCGTACCGGATCCAGCATCCGAAATTTGAAATTTCCAAAACCTACCTCGTCAAGGTGAAAGGCGCCGTCACCGGTGATGCCATCGGCCGCGTCAGTGCGGGGCTCTGGATCGACGGAGGCCTCTTCAAGCCGTCCGCTGTCGGGATCGAAAAGAAGAACCGGAAGAGCTGCTGGCTGAGGATCGAAATATCCGAGGGGAGGCACCGGATCATCAGAAGGGTTTTCGAATCGATGGGTCTGCCCGTCGTGCGTCTCATCCGGACCGCTGTCGGCGGGCTGGAGCTGGGGCACCTCAAACCCGGAGAATACCGCCATCTGAGTGAAAAAGAGGTCAAGCGGCTGCTCGATCGGGGCAATATCGGAGATAGACGAAAAATATCTTGA
- a CDS encoding integration host factor subunit beta: MNKSDLIDALSKKEDLTERQATEVVNLIFKGFSDELKKGGRIEIRGFGSFVVRNYGAYAGRNPKTGGTIQVTPKKLPFFKVGKELKERVNSGK; encoded by the coding sequence ATGAACAAATCTGATTTGATCGATGCTCTCAGCAAAAAAGAGGATTTGACGGAACGCCAGGCAACGGAGGTCGTCAATCTTATTTTTAAGGGTTTCAGCGATGAGCTCAAAAAAGGCGGAAGGATCGAGATCAGGGGATTCGGGAGCTTTGTCGTGAGAAACTATGGCGCCTATGCGGGGAGAAACCCGAAAACGGGAGGAACAATTCAGGTGACCCCCAAGAAACTGCCGTTTTTCAAAGTGGGGAAAGAACTGAAGGAACGGGTAAATTCCGGAAAGTAG
- a CDS encoding PAS domain S-box protein, whose protein sequence is MNYERMKKTELVAELKRLRNAGAGPPTSAAGVDSDRKELYSNFFEESRDAIIIAGRNGKFIDFNQSALDLFGYTREEMMKMSVRDFYIHPSDRARFLKEIEKDGAVTDFNVELRNRDGRPMDCLVNMTVKKSAEGVILGYQGIIRDITEQKQAEKLYNVFANSSQTGVYIIQDGTFKFANPHVLSYSRYHKMEDLLKVDPLSMVHPDDRDRVRENAVSMLKGEKKTPYEYRLITKDGTTRWILETVTSMEYYGRCAAMGSSMDITATRIAQEKLDEMKQLESSILAAIPHAVIGLENRRIIFANDAVEKVFGWKPSELIGKLTRTFYRSDEDFEEIARRVYPVLEEQSTCSEEFPCRRKDGTDIVCRINTSKVGDILREKRIVVVYEDITERKHAEEALRESEEKYSAVVEQAMDGVVIIQDDVYKFANKAMAVMSGYAVRELVGKHYLDIFVPSCRDKFSKVYRMHMAGKKVLPVHEAKLLCRDGSQKDIEIALGIIKLNENPADMWYVRDITARKRAQEELKKSFEKLQKRMEETVSALASITEKRDPYTAGHQQRVAQLACAIAREMDLPEAQIEGIMVAATLHDIGKIYEPSEILSKPGILTEIEFLMMKVHPQIGYDILKNIDFPWPVAQIVLQHHEKLDGSGYPKGISGDDILLEARIIAVADVVEAMASHRPYRSALGIDAALEEISEQRGTFYDPAVVDACLKLFRKRNFEFDFTPPSEARRLQKQ, encoded by the coding sequence ATGAATTATGAAAGGATGAAAAAAACAGAGCTGGTCGCGGAACTGAAAAGGCTTCGGAACGCCGGGGCGGGTCCGCCGACGTCCGCTGCTGGGGTCGACAGTGACCGGAAGGAGCTCTACAGTAATTTCTTCGAAGAATCACGGGATGCCATCATCATCGCCGGCAGGAACGGCAAATTCATTGATTTCAATCAATCCGCGCTGGACCTCTTCGGCTATACCCGGGAAGAGATGATGAAGATGAGCGTCCGGGACTTTTACATACATCCCTCCGATCGCGCGAGGTTTCTCAAAGAGATAGAAAAGGACGGGGCGGTTACGGATTTCAACGTCGAGCTGCGGAACAGGGACGGCAGGCCAATGGATTGCCTGGTCAATATGACCGTCAAGAAATCGGCTGAAGGCGTGATACTGGGTTATCAGGGTATCATCCGGGATATCACGGAGCAGAAGCAGGCGGAAAAGCTCTACAATGTTTTTGCCAACAGCTCACAGACCGGTGTCTACATCATACAGGACGGAACATTCAAATTCGCCAACCCCCATGTACTGAGTTATTCGCGCTATCACAAAATGGAGGACCTGCTCAAGGTCGATCCTCTCAGCATGGTGCATCCCGATGACCGGGACCGGGTGAGAGAGAACGCCGTCAGCATGCTCAAGGGTGAGAAGAAAACCCCCTATGAATACCGCCTGATCACGAAGGACGGGACAACGAGGTGGATACTTGAAACGGTGACCTCCATGGAATATTACGGCAGGTGTGCCGCGATGGGAAGTTCCATGGACATTACGGCGACCCGTATCGCACAGGAGAAGCTCGACGAAATGAAGCAACTTGAATCGTCGATCCTGGCCGCCATACCCCATGCCGTTATCGGACTTGAGAACAGGCGCATCATATTCGCCAACGACGCGGTGGAAAAGGTCTTCGGCTGGAAACCTTCCGAACTGATCGGAAAGCTGACGCGGACCTTCTACCGGAGCGATGAGGATTTTGAAGAAATAGCGCGGCGCGTGTACCCGGTCCTTGAAGAACAGAGCACCTGTTCGGAAGAATTTCCCTGCCGCCGCAAGGACGGCACGGACATCGTCTGTCGGATCAATACCTCCAAGGTCGGTGATATCCTCCGGGAAAAACGGATCGTCGTCGTCTACGAGGACATCACCGAGCGCAAGCACGCGGAAGAGGCCCTTCGGGAAAGTGAGGAAAAGTACTCCGCCGTCGTCGAACAGGCCATGGACGGCGTGGTCATCATACAGGACGATGTCTATAAATTCGCCAACAAGGCCATGGCCGTCATGTCGGGATATGCCGTGAGGGAACTGGTGGGGAAACATTATCTCGACATCTTCGTGCCGTCCTGTCGTGACAAATTTTCAAAAGTATACCGGATGCACATGGCGGGAAAGAAGGTCCTGCCCGTACATGAGGCGAAACTCCTCTGCCGGGACGGTTCACAGAAAGACATAGAGATCGCCCTGGGGATCATCAAGCTGAACGAGAACCCGGCCGACATGTGGTACGTGAGGGACATAACGGCCCGCAAACGGGCCCAGGAAGAGCTGAAGAAAAGTTTTGAAAAACTTCAGAAACGGATGGAAGAAACGGTCAGCGCCCTGGCCTCGATCACGGAGAAGCGGGACCCGTACACGGCCGGTCACCAGCAGCGGGTTGCCCAGTTGGCCTGTGCCATCGCAAGGGAGATGGACCTTCCCGAGGCACAGATAGAAGGGATAATGGTCGCTGCCACGCTCCACGACATAGGCAAGATATACGAACCTTCGGAGATACTCAGTAAACCCGGCATCCTGACGGAGATCGAGTTCCTGATGATGAAGGTTCATCCCCAGATCGGGTACGACATCCTGAAAAATATCGATTTTCCATGGCCCGTCGCGCAGATCGTCCTGCAGCATCATGAGAAACTCGACGGCTCGGGATACCCGAAGGGAATTTCCGGAGATGACATCCTCCTTGAGGCGCGGATCATCGCCGTGGCCGACGTCGTGGAGGCCATGGCATCTCACCGTCCCTACCGGTCGGCACTTGGGATCGACGCGGCGCTGGAGGAGATATCGGAACAACGGGGAACGTTCTATGACCCCGCTGTTGTTGACGCCTGCCTCAAACTTTTCCGGAAAAGGAATTTTGAATTTGATTTTACCCCGCCTTCCGAAGCGCGCCGGCTTCAGAAACAGTAA
- the miaB gene encoding tRNA (N6-isopentenyl adenosine(37)-C2)-methylthiotransferase MiaB, translated as MAVENGRKRLYIRTFGCQMNVHDSEQMAVLLEDAGFTRTDQVETADLVIINTCSVREKAEQKAHSYLGRLRRLKRRNPSLIIGIAGCLAQQWGGDFLEKAPHLDFVLGTHNIHALSEVVDEIQGTGRRVVRTDFQEQVTSIGIPVPARREQVSAYVTIMQGCNNFCSYCIVPYVRGREQSRSDGDIMEEIRMLAEGGIREVTLLGQNVNSYCSNGSGNPDFPELLHEVNDVEGIERIRFTTSHPKDLSEELMQCFRTVDKLCEHIHLPLQSGSDEVLTRMNRNYSAGTYLEKVARLRDICPDISVSTDLIVGFPGESEADFQKTIDVMEKVRFDNAFSFAYSDRPGIASETYGDKVEDGVKRDRLRRLQMLQECHTMERNHGLVGRVEEILIEGVSRNSPNDITGRTRTNKIVNVPGDIELTGTIISVRITGAYAHSLRGEALDEREVRGCLFR; from the coding sequence ATGGCGGTAGAGAACGGGAGAAAGCGACTGTACATACGAACATTCGGCTGCCAGATGAATGTTCATGATTCGGAACAGATGGCGGTCCTGCTTGAAGATGCAGGTTTCACACGGACCGATCAGGTGGAGACGGCCGATCTTGTCATCATCAATACGTGCAGTGTCCGGGAAAAGGCCGAGCAGAAAGCCCACAGCTATCTGGGGCGGCTCCGGCGGCTGAAGAGAAGGAACCCTTCTCTCATCATCGGTATTGCCGGGTGTCTCGCGCAACAGTGGGGAGGTGATTTCCTCGAGAAAGCGCCCCACCTTGATTTTGTGCTCGGTACCCACAATATTCACGCGCTTTCCGAAGTGGTCGATGAGATACAGGGAACGGGAAGACGGGTCGTGAGAACGGACTTTCAGGAACAGGTGACATCGATCGGCATTCCGGTACCGGCCCGTCGTGAACAGGTAAGCGCATATGTAACAATAATGCAGGGCTGCAACAATTTCTGCTCCTACTGTATCGTCCCCTATGTCAGGGGCCGTGAACAGAGCAGAAGTGACGGGGACATCATGGAGGAGATCCGGATGCTGGCCGAAGGCGGCATCAGGGAAGTGACGCTTCTTGGTCAGAACGTGAATTCATACTGCAGCAACGGCAGCGGAAATCCCGATTTCCCGGAACTGTTGCACGAAGTGAACGATGTCGAAGGAATTGAGCGGATACGTTTCACCACGTCCCATCCGAAAGACCTGTCGGAAGAGCTGATGCAGTGTTTCCGGACGGTGGACAAGCTCTGCGAGCATATTCATCTGCCCCTTCAGTCCGGTTCCGATGAGGTTCTCACGCGAATGAACCGCAACTATTCGGCCGGGACCTATCTTGAAAAGGTGGCGCGTCTCCGGGATATCTGTCCGGACATCAGCGTATCGACGGACCTCATTGTCGGATTTCCCGGTGAAAGCGAGGCGGATTTTCAAAAAACTATTGACGTTATGGAAAAAGTGAGGTTTGATAACGCTTTTTCCTTCGCCTATTCCGACCGGCCCGGCATAGCCTCTGAGACGTATGGTGACAAGGTCGAAGATGGGGTAAAACGGGATCGGCTTCGACGGCTGCAGATGCTGCAGGAATGTCACACAATGGAGAGGAATCACGGGCTTGTTGGCAGGGTCGAGGAGATACTTATCGAAGGGGTCAGCAGGAACAGCCCCAACGATATAACAGGAAGGACAAGGACGAATAAAATCGTAAATGTTCCCGGTGATATTGAATTGACGGGTACGATCATCTCCGTCAGGATCACCGGTGCCTATGCACATTCATTGAGGGGCGAAGCACTCGATGAGAGGGAGGTACGGGGATGCTTATTCAGATGA
- a CDS encoding bifunctional nuclease family protein yields the protein MLIQMKVFGLAIDPITSTPIVILKDLEEKKAVPIWIGLFEASAIATQLEKIDLARPMTHDLMNDLLRSLNVNVTKIVINDLRNNTFFAVIHILKDAANITVDSRPSDAIALALRANAPIFVDEKVIEKSTKIDLGQSSQELDKYSKDQLKEFLENLSNDAFGKYKM from the coding sequence ATGCTTATTCAGATGAAGGTGTTCGGACTGGCCATTGATCCCATAACGAGCACCCCCATCGTCATACTGAAGGATCTTGAGGAGAAGAAGGCGGTTCCCATATGGATCGGCCTGTTCGAGGCGAGTGCCATAGCGACGCAGCTTGAAAAGATAGATCTGGCGCGTCCCATGACGCATGATCTCATGAACGACCTTCTGCGGTCCCTGAATGTCAATGTGACGAAGATCGTCATCAACGACCTGCGGAACAACACCTTTTTCGCCGTCATACACATTCTGAAGGATGCGGCGAACATTACCGTCGATTCCCGCCCGAGTGATGCCATAGCCCTTGCCCTTCGAGCCAATGCGCCGATCTTTGTCGATGAAAAGGTGATCGAGAAGTCGACGAAGATCGACCTGGGGCAGTCATCACAGGAGCTTGACAAATATTCGAAGGACCAGCTGAAGGAATTTCTGGAAAATCTTTCAAACGACGCCTTTGGAAAATATAAAATGTAG
- a CDS encoding DUF3553 domain-containing protein, whose product MKEEIRRLYLKTGDQVFHLRYPEWGFGVVVEERNSSVVGGMSYVKITFRDGHTRVFDNNFANSCCCYYAGVRRCSD is encoded by the coding sequence ATGAAGGAAGAAATTCGACGGCTGTACCTGAAGACAGGTGATCAGGTTTTTCACCTGCGGTATCCCGAATGGGGGTTCGGTGTTGTCGTGGAAGAACGCAATTCCTCGGTGGTCGGCGGCATGTCCTATGTAAAGATCACGTTCAGGGACGGCCACACCCGGGTGTTTGATAATAATTTCGCGAATTCATGCTGCTGTTACTATGCCGGCGTACGGCGGTGTTCTGATTGA
- the xerC gene encoding tyrosine recombinase XerC — protein MAQALKDFESYIEIEKNFSRHTKRGYLADLHQFQEFLSEKGITSVGEVDRSIIRAFLALLYRRENKKVTVSRKIASLRAFFKYLLREGKISYSPAEMVQAPKADRYLPTVLSVDEIFSVLGIAFPGDLFGLRDRAIIELMYSSGVRVSELTGLNDGDVNSRQQVMKIRGKGKKERIVPVGNHALAAIDAYQAKRKELFGATEEAPLFVNSRGGRLSTRSVRRIIDKYILQSGVNRKISPHVLRHTFATHLLDAGADMRVIQELLGHESLSTTQKYTSLSVSRLMEIYDKSHPRAQKG, from the coding sequence ATGGCACAGGCGCTCAAGGATTTCGAATCCTATATCGAGATCGAAAAAAACTTTTCCCGTCACACGAAACGCGGGTATCTGGCCGATCTGCATCAGTTTCAGGAGTTTCTTTCCGAGAAGGGCATCACAAGCGTCGGCGAGGTGGACCGGTCGATCATCAGGGCCTTTCTGGCATTGCTCTATCGCAGGGAGAACAAGAAAGTGACCGTGTCAAGAAAGATAGCGAGCCTGCGGGCGTTCTTCAAATATCTGCTGCGCGAGGGAAAGATATCATACAGTCCCGCCGAAATGGTGCAGGCGCCCAAGGCTGACCGGTACCTGCCCACGGTACTGTCCGTGGATGAAATATTTTCGGTCCTGGGGATCGCTTTTCCCGGTGACCTCTTCGGGTTGAGGGACCGGGCGATAATTGAACTCATGTATTCGTCAGGTGTCAGGGTCAGTGAATTGACGGGCCTCAACGACGGCGACGTGAACAGCCGGCAGCAGGTGATGAAGATCCGGGGAAAGGGAAAGAAGGAACGGATCGTACCTGTCGGGAATCATGCCCTGGCGGCGATCGACGCATATCAGGCGAAACGGAAAGAGCTCTTCGGGGCGACGGAAGAGGCCCCTCTTTTCGTGAACAGCCGGGGTGGACGCCTGTCGACTCGCAGCGTGAGGAGGATCATCGACAAGTATATCCTGCAGAGCGGTGTGAATCGGAAGATCTCCCCCCATGTGCTGCGGCATACCTTCGCCACGCACTTGCTCGATGCCGGTGCGGACATGCGGGTGATCCAGGAACTGCTCGGTCACGAAAGCCTCTCGACGACCCAGAAGTACACATCGCTGAGCGTAAGCCGTCTCATGGAGATATACGATAAAAGCCATCCACGGGCACAGAAAGGGTAG